Proteins co-encoded in one Symmachiella macrocystis genomic window:
- a CDS encoding cytochrome b N-terminal domain-containing protein produces MKIGEYIRESQIWKSVFRHPAPYDRRNRVVVMLTNFFLHLHPVSIKKQGIALSYTWCMGGITFFLFLVETVTGVLLMFYYRPTLEHAFNDILALRDVATLGIMREIHRWGAHGMVITVWLHMYRVFLTGSYKPPREFNWVVGVLLLVLTLLLSFTGYLLPWDQLAIWAITVGSNMARATPFLGSEGPGAQILNIGGFDLITSGSDARFVLLGGRFVGEATLNRFYILHCVFIPLVVATLIAIHFWRVRKDGGISQPL; encoded by the coding sequence ATGAAAATCGGCGAATATATTCGCGAGTCGCAAATTTGGAAGAGCGTTTTTCGGCATCCGGCGCCGTACGACCGTCGCAACCGCGTGGTGGTGATGCTGACCAACTTCTTCCTGCATCTCCATCCGGTTTCGATCAAAAAACAGGGGATCGCCCTGTCTTACACCTGGTGCATGGGAGGGATTACCTTCTTCCTATTCCTGGTGGAAACGGTCACCGGCGTGTTGCTGATGTTCTACTATAGACCCACGCTCGAACACGCATTCAACGACATACTCGCGCTGCGGGATGTGGCGACGCTGGGCATCATGCGGGAAATTCACCGCTGGGGCGCCCACGGAATGGTGATTACGGTGTGGCTGCATATGTACCGCGTCTTTCTGACCGGCAGTTATAAACCTCCACGCGAATTCAACTGGGTGGTCGGCGTGTTGCTGCTGGTGCTGACCCTCCTGCTATCGTTTACCGGCTATCTGTTGCCTTGGGACCAATTGGCCATTTGGGCTATTACAGTCGGTTCCAACATGGCCCGCGCGACTCCGTTTTTGGGGAGTGAAGGTCCAGGTGCTCAGATTTTGAATATTGGCGGTTTCGACCTGATTACCTCCGGCAGTGACGCACGGTTTGTGTTGCTGGGCGGTCGTTTTGTCGGTGAAGCCACCTTGAATCGTTTCTACATTTTGCACTGCGTCTTCATTCCGTTGGTTGTGGCGACATTGATTGCCATCCACTTCTGGCGTGTTCGCAAAGACGGCGGCATCAGCCAACCGCTGTAA
- a CDS encoding mandelate racemase/muconate lactonizing enzyme family protein, translated as MTSPSHETHIPRRTLLGSMGAAAGTALFAGDALAADPAGAVLDRTSSIRITRLTPNICRDRVYVKIDTNHGISGWGEIKGVVPTVAAALAASMFEMLDGQNPTRIEHLWQVLYRAERNQRGGAFMLHTIAGIDMALWDITGQLWGVPVYRLLGGPLREKIRVYPTDKAIKVGSGPQPQSGNPDQIERMVQSVRAAREKVGPDGTVMFDAHSAVPPAMLIQFAAAIEPYNLLFLEEPAVPGNIEVFKRLKQQIRIPLAAGERDRTIWGILPYLAEKVLDIVQPDCGYTGGISQMKKIATLAEAYMTPIAPHCTQSYLGMTASFHVAASVPLFLIHEAYDDELLGTIVKPHWQRTDDGHVTLPEGTGLCVDIDETALAKVAADPNYKYRWRGPKLDADGGVVDY; from the coding sequence ATGACCTCACCATCCCATGAGACACACATTCCGCGACGCACATTGCTCGGATCAATGGGGGCAGCCGCCGGGACGGCGTTGTTTGCTGGGGATGCTCTTGCGGCGGATCCGGCGGGGGCGGTTTTGGATCGGACTTCGTCGATTCGGATTACGCGGTTGACGCCCAACATTTGTCGGGATCGGGTGTACGTTAAGATCGACACGAATCATGGCATTAGTGGGTGGGGGGAGATCAAGGGGGTTGTGCCAACGGTGGCGGCGGCGTTGGCGGCTTCGATGTTTGAGATGTTGGACGGGCAGAATCCGACGCGGATTGAGCATTTGTGGCAGGTGCTGTATCGGGCGGAGCGGAATCAGCGCGGCGGGGCGTTTATGCTGCACACGATTGCCGGGATCGATATGGCGCTGTGGGATATCACCGGGCAGTTGTGGGGCGTGCCGGTGTATCGCCTATTGGGGGGGCCGCTACGGGAGAAGATTCGCGTTTATCCCACGGACAAGGCGATCAAGGTCGGCAGCGGGCCGCAACCGCAGTCGGGCAATCCCGATCAGATTGAACGCATGGTGCAGTCGGTCCGCGCTGCTCGCGAAAAGGTCGGCCCCGATGGCACGGTGATGTTCGATGCGCACAGCGCCGTGCCGCCGGCGATGCTGATTCAATTCGCCGCCGCCATCGAACCGTACAACCTGTTGTTTCTGGAAGAGCCGGCGGTGCCGGGAAATATTGAGGTCTTCAAACGGCTGAAACAACAAATCCGCATTCCGCTCGCCGCCGGGGAACGGGACCGCACGATTTGGGGCATCCTGCCGTATCTGGCGGAAAAGGTGCTGGACATCGTACAGCCCGATTGCGGCTATACGGGAGGCATCAGCCAGATGAAAAAGATCGCCACGCTGGCCGAGGCCTACATGACGCCCATCGCGCCGCACTGCACGCAATCGTATTTGGGCATGACAGCCAGTTTCCACGTCGCCGCCTCGGTACCGTTGTTTTTGATCCACGAAGCGTACGACGATGAACTGCTAGGGACAATCGTCAAGCCGCATTGGCAGCGGACCGACGACGGGCACGTGACCTTGCCGGAGGGGACGGGGCTGTGTGTAGATATTGACGAAACCGCGCTGGCCAAGGTGGCGGCGGATCCGAATTACAAATACCGCTGGCGGGGTCCGAAATTGGATGCGGATGGTGGAGTCGTGGATTATTGA
- a CDS encoding glutamate cyclase domain-containing protein, which translates to MPSTPPSPLIAQLDELIRRDPAQRGLIGTEREFGALCPGHLAAAAAELAENARSVGIVTGFFIPGGQPPAAETDGPLGSLFLAAILEKLGVETHVITDSRCHTALCAAARAMEFPSDRVYQTVIDDNDTGETFFQSAPGKQLTHLIALERVGPCHTADSLTIQLRGGTVPLKEFQQHVPPAAHDRCHNMRGEAIDAYSGNLHRLFEFVAQSRSDIKTIGIGDGANEIGMGSIPWENLHRRLEGDHAGRVPCRIATDWTIVTGTSNWGGYALAAAIAHLNDAPQHLAPYDSAQQFHVLEQFVLHGPAVDGVTRRQEPTVDGLPFLTYIQPLEGMRQLLGID; encoded by the coding sequence ATGCCCTCCACCCCACCATCGCCATTGATCGCTCAACTCGATGAACTCATTCGTCGGGATCCCGCACAGCGCGGGTTGATCGGAACCGAGCGAGAATTTGGCGCATTGTGCCCCGGGCATCTCGCCGCCGCTGCCGCCGAACTCGCCGAAAATGCCCGTTCGGTGGGGATCGTCACCGGCTTTTTTATTCCCGGCGGCCAACCTCCAGCCGCTGAGACCGACGGACCGCTTGGCTCCTTGTTTTTAGCAGCGATTCTGGAAAAGTTGGGAGTCGAGACCCACGTCATCACCGACAGTCGCTGTCATACGGCCCTGTGCGCTGCCGCACGAGCCATGGAGTTCCCCAGCGATCGCGTGTATCAAACCGTGATCGACGACAACGACACCGGCGAGACGTTTTTCCAATCCGCCCCCGGTAAACAACTGACGCACCTGATCGCCCTCGAACGGGTCGGCCCCTGTCACACCGCTGATTCGCTCACCATTCAGCTCCGCGGCGGGACGGTTCCGCTCAAGGAATTCCAGCAACACGTACCGCCGGCCGCCCATGACCGCTGCCACAACATGCGGGGCGAAGCGATAGACGCCTATTCCGGGAATCTCCATCGCCTCTTCGAATTCGTCGCCCAATCACGATCCGATATCAAAACGATTGGCATCGGCGACGGCGCCAACGAAATCGGCATGGGGAGCATCCCCTGGGAAAACCTGCATCGGCGACTGGAAGGAGACCACGCCGGCCGCGTTCCCTGTCGCATCGCCACCGACTGGACCATCGTCACCGGCACCAGCAACTGGGGCGGCTACGCCCTCGCCGCCGCCATCGCCCATCTAAATGACGCCCCGCAGCACCTCGCCCCCTACGACTCCGCCCAGCAGTTCCACGTGCTCGAGCAATTCGTCCTACACGGCCCCGCAGTCGACGGCGTCACCCGCCGCCAAGAACCAACCGTCGACGGCCTGCCGTTTCTGACCTACATCCAACCGTTGGAAGGAATGCGGCAACTGTTGGGGATCGACTAG
- a CDS encoding QcrA and Rieske domain-containing protein: MTTADILAFCRAEASAGSSSDAPAEEVVEAPAPEETTAETPAEEAPAAESAPAAPAKKPTSTKDILAAARAAAAAGGEKAAAPPAAEKPKAKAASGAKPTSTKDILAAARAQKASGGGAGSAAPAKKKEAPAKAATTASGDKPSVKEMLAAFRNEKQAAGEKAAPAATDADGKKMPPKMPVPPRKPKAKPVPAAVDENRRSFLAALLVVPSAFAAAWVMLAGSASAWLLALVRFGLPNVLVEPPSKFKIGSPGDYDFGTVSTKWKAERGIWVVHTDRYKGQNVIVALSTVCTHLGCTPNWLEGEQKFKCPCHGSGFYIDGVNFEGPAPRPLERHGIVVAADGMLEVDKGLKFQEEMGQWEDPKSFVGA, encoded by the coding sequence ATGACCACCGCGGACATCTTGGCGTTTTGTCGCGCCGAGGCATCCGCCGGATCTTCATCGGACGCTCCGGCTGAGGAGGTTGTCGAGGCCCCTGCTCCGGAAGAAACAACCGCCGAAACACCTGCAGAGGAAGCACCCGCCGCAGAGTCCGCGCCGGCAGCTCCAGCTAAGAAGCCGACGTCGACGAAAGATATTCTGGCGGCGGCACGCGCAGCAGCGGCAGCAGGTGGTGAGAAAGCAGCGGCTCCTCCTGCGGCTGAGAAGCCCAAGGCAAAGGCCGCCTCCGGCGCCAAACCGACATCCACCAAAGATATACTAGCGGCCGCCCGCGCCCAAAAGGCGAGTGGTGGCGGGGCAGGTTCTGCAGCCCCGGCGAAGAAAAAAGAAGCTCCAGCTAAAGCGGCAACGACCGCCAGCGGCGACAAACCGTCGGTCAAGGAAATGCTGGCCGCGTTTCGCAACGAGAAACAAGCAGCGGGTGAGAAGGCGGCTCCTGCCGCGACCGACGCGGACGGCAAGAAGATGCCGCCCAAAATGCCGGTCCCGCCCCGTAAGCCCAAAGCCAAGCCAGTTCCGGCAGCAGTGGATGAGAATCGCCGCAGCTTTTTGGCCGCACTGCTAGTCGTGCCGTCGGCTTTCGCCGCAGCATGGGTCATGCTGGCTGGCTCAGCGAGCGCGTGGTTGTTGGCACTGGTTCGCTTCGGTTTGCCCAATGTGTTGGTCGAGCCACCGAGCAAATTCAAGATCGGCTCGCCGGGAGATTACGACTTCGGCACGGTCTCGACAAAATGGAAAGCGGAACGTGGCATCTGGGTGGTGCACACGGATCGCTACAAAGGACAAAACGTGATCGTCGCCTTGTCGACGGTTTGCACACACTTGGGCTGCACGCCGAACTGGTTGGAAGGGGAACAAAAATTCAAATGCCCCTGTCACGGTTCGGGATTTTACATCGATGGAGTCAACTTCGAAGGTCCCGCGCCGCGACCGTTGGAGCGACATGGTATCGTCGTCGCCGCTGACGGCATGCTGGAGGTCGACAAAGGCCTGAAGTTCCAAGAAGAGATGGGGCAATGGGAAGATCCCAAGTCCTTCGTTGGTGCCTAA